TTTCCAGATCCTTTTCTGTATTTTCTTTAGCAAGATCAAGAAAGTCCTCCATTAACCGCATTGACtggaaaatattaaaatgaatacggcataaataattttcaagGACAGTGGCCTCCATAAGGCTAAATTATACAAATCGCCCAACAGTGTTTTAAAACCTATGAAGCACCGTCATAGACATCGGACACGGCACTGATACATTGACaccagtaataatttgagaaaatgttattatttaatGTAATCACACGTGCCGGTGTCGGACGCACCTTCAATCTGAATTGCCAGTGCGGCATAGTAAAAAACTAGACAATTTTAATTTGTAGTGTAATGTTCAGATGTGCAATAGTGATTCTTACGATATGTACATCACGCACGGTCTTTGATGAAGAAGATTCATTATCTGAATTTGTGGATCGATCTCCTGAATGAAAAGCTGTAATATGAGAATTTTGTTCATCTTGAGTCACTGGCTCCACACAACACAGTGCAGGGGAAGGCGAGGACTTGGTTACTTTATGGTCTAAAAAGGATTTATAGCATTCCATAATACAAactgattttagttttttaaattcCAGATGTAACCACCAACGACTACTCAAATCTCCTCATTGGAATTATGAAATCCCAGCTGCTTCCTTATCAATGACTCTCTGCATACCacccaaacaaaacaaattaatgttgtatgcaaaaatattatattcttcGCATGGTTTTCTTTTCGAGATTCAAATCGCAAATCAGTATGTTTTGTAAGGTGAGTCAAATCTTATTGTGAATCATAAAATACATAATCAATTAAAATGTCATTCTCAAGtaaaagcaagaaaaaaagAGCATGATAGAACATATAGACTTCAAAATgcttcaaaattcaaatcataCATCAAAAGTAGTTAGCTGCACAAAGTTTAGGATCAAGCTGTGATTCACGCGACTCATCATAAATGAATCGAGATTCATGTCTAAAATAGATATGCACATAGATATACATCGATTGggtttgattttgtttagtATTGAGGTACGACTCACATGTATCTTGTAAGATATTGATAACCATTATTCTTTAACTTCAGTATGATTTTCATCCGATGAAATATGACAGTTTTTTTCATTTGATCCctcattttaattcttttttcaaagTAGTTctctataaatttttgtttgccaaatgaaaaaaatctgcTTTCTGCTGTGTCACTAGTTCTAACCTACCACTAAAACAACTGAAAAACACATAGGTTATtttctatgaagcacaaactAATCAATGTAGTCATATGtatcggtgtcggacacgataCGTATACACCAGGACACGCctgatccaatttttttttttgtttcatatgTTATCTTCAGAGATCAAAGGGAGATTTATTATCTTCTTTTTCCCTTAGAGGGGTGGGAACAATGAAACACTATGAAGCACAACACCGACACATATgtttacattgaattatgtcatttctcaaattattatcattgCGAACATGTCCATGTCCGTATCGTTTTCCAGTGTCCGTGTTTCATAGATGAAACACAAGTTATCTTTCAAACAATAAGGAACACGTTCAAGTTAATATTACATATATAATGTTCTTCAGTAGCCTTCTTGAATATCAGGGCAATCAATAGTTCCATAATCAATTAAACACGTTTCAAACATTCAAGTACACCTTAGAGAAACCTCTTTTAAACAAATCAGATAAATTTTAGTGGAAATTCTCATTTAACCCAGTCAAGGGATAATTCCTTCAAGAACAACAGAATTCAAACCCACAGAATAGCACCAATTTCATTGCTTGCTAcaagaataaaattaaactacCCTCTTAGCAATACAACTTGGGGGACAGTATCTATACATAACATACTTCTATAAGATAGAGTTGGAATagtattttttgaaggaagacgTGGAATAGTATAATTACCTTGATATGTTGAAGGCTTTTGTTGTGAGAAATAAAGTGAATGATGCAGCTGATGAGAATTGAGATACATGTCCTTTGAATGAACCTGCCGTAAGGATCGTGTCATTTCACACCGAAAGACATGCGGGACTCCATGATGAGATAGTGATGTTACACTTTACaccataaaacaaaaattactaGCACTGCCTATGCTTATCATCATAGCTAACTAATGTCAAACACGGAATTATTTTGTTAAGTATTAATGGCTTTATCATtttgtctatctaaaaaaaaaattataaggaaTAATTTCCTGTTAGATTTAAAAATTTAGGAACTAATTTATTCATGttgcataaaataataataatctcaaATGCATGAAAAATTGGATGCTAAACatcatataagttttttttttttttgagggaataataaaacatcatataagtGAAGATCGTATATTTACTGTTTTAGGTTAATTTGAGATGTCTACTCTAATTTCATTGTATAGGTCTATAGGTGATCTTGTCTCAATGGGATAGTCTTCATACTCCACTCATATCCCAATAATTTGCCACTAAATTTGAAAGCTAGGGGATTGATTGGTTTGACTACCTTTAAATTTCAGGGTCATTTCTCAAcatgttgtttcttttttcttctttttttttttcttcttactcAAACATGTGGTATGTCATTACTCATTCCTATTCCTAATATCGTGGCAAAATGTGAAGTAACATCTTATCCCACTCAATTGCTTAAAATTGTGTGGCATTGGATATCTACTACCAGCCAATTTATCTTAATTTTGCCAAAAACTACCTAAATGGGTTGTTGTTGTGAGCTGAATTGGGTGAAAAATTCCACTTAGTATGTGATGTGGCAATATATTAATCTAAAACCACTTAGgtgattttcttcttccaaaaaaTCACCAATTTTAGCTAGGATTcgtcattttcaaaatttagtcATGGAATATGCAATACATCCCTCGctgttctctttttcttttgataaagtTTGAGGTTGCTATTATTTTATGAGTAATGATAACTTGGTGCTCACTAGTGCTAGCATtagttaagaaaagaaagaagtaaattttgaattgaaaacaataatttttacatttgtAAATATTTGATCATGTAAGgtttaaaaaattcttattatACTTGTTTCTTTTATCCGTGTACTAAGACattaattaacattttccttattttatttttcttctttattttattatatacaaattataGTGAAAATGAAGATATCAATAGGCTTTTGTTGTcgtaattgtatatatataaaatagtgaATTTGTATAATAGTGtaaagataaatgaaaaaataaatatttttaaagatagatgatcaaaatgaatttaaataaaaaaaaagagttaaatgATGAAAAACATTGGTTGACCTTATTGTTTCTAccctaaaaatatatgttaaccTAAATAATACTATctgcaaaaaaaacataaataatactacagttattttattaagagttaaatatttttttagtccttacaaaattacaaattttcaagtttagtccatgaaaaaaaaaatcacctttcttctctatttatatttataaggactattttgaaggactaaaagtgaccattttttataaaaagtttttaaaatatggatTATTTTTACAAACTACATTATTATAGAGGGTTAAAATTACCACTaaaattttgtaaggactaaacttgaaaacttatgattttataggaactaaaaacatatttacctttttattaattatcAAAATCTATTAATTGACACAAACGGGATTTACCTTCAAAATGCAAATAGAAACATCTATCATCAATTGCATTACAAGACAAATATTTGGCATGGCGTCAAATCACATTCACAAGTATTCTTTTTACTCGGATAATGTTTATCCTACATTGGGAGAAAAGAtttatcttcttcatctttactTGTGGCTTAAGAACAATGTAACAAACTATTCATTCAGATTGACACCAAATATAGAGATAAGAAAGTAGTGTCAATAACAAACCCAATGCTGCTATTAACTCACATTTCGCTTTCTTTATCCTTTTCATGTGTGCTTTGCATATATGCTCccttcaaattcattttcattccCTTGTATGTTTAGGCACACACATATGTTACTCTTATTCAGCACCATTTTCATGCAGAGGGGCAAAGCAAAATAAGTCCAATCtctccaatcatattttagttACATTGGTACTCTCTTTTACTCCACCTCTACAATTATTTACTGTTTCATACATGtctttacaattttcaatttttacttgTTTCTGGTGGTAGAAATGACATTTggttcttgacaaaaaaaaaaaaaattggttatgaactttattttaattgtgatagaaagaaaatgaaagtttaCTAGAGTGAATTCATTTTGGGTGacacttaaaatattattttgaatttgtttagaatttttaaaaaaattcctaaTGTCTTCTGTAATGTTTATTTGACGataaatattaacaaatgaCCTTAAACCatttgttaataaaataatataaataatttacattGTTATTATAAAatcttaacttttttattcCTTAAGAAATTATCTTGAGACATTTGTCAGCAAAATCCTTACTTTATTAGTAGAAATGAGAAAGGAAGCACCACAGTAAATGGGCCTTCTGTCTTCCATTTTCCAACATTTTGATGTAACTAATTAAAACATTACTGCTTTTAACACCCCCATATTAATACATTTTCATCCGCTTGCTTTTGATAGTAAATTAACGTTTCTTATTCTAAAGTAGGCCTCCAAGTCCAACTTTCATGTAGCTCAAGGGTCCAACAAAATACACAACAATTTCCATAACCAAATTATTTGGTTCTATTTATGTTTGAGATGactgattttgtttttctttctgtaAATGCAAAGCAGGGTGAAGAAGACCAAAGAGAGTAATGGCTGGGGCATTCAAAAAGTGCATGATGCTGTGTTGCACAAGCAAGATTGTCTCGGTATGTTGTGTTTATTTATGCACCAAAGTACCCATTGTTAACACattgattgaattgaattcACAATACAGAGTCCTACAAGGCACATGCCTTACCAAGAGTAGGTATATTCTGTCCTATTGCTTTCTATATTCCCTTATCTCAACAAGTCAACTTTCCCACCATCTTCCCATTACATAGGAAATAATGTACTCCCTCcactctattattattattattatcttttttaatataggCTCATGATTTTTTAGTATAATAactgaaaaattatttaactggtgtatatttatattgaaataattttatgtgTATTAATAGTGTAGAATAGATTTGcacatatttttattggtttcgaTGGTAGCCTTGTGTTGGGAGATGTATTTTGTTGGTTTGTCAAATGTTGTCTCTTATGTGCGGCGTGCATGGAATCACTTTTAGGTGTTCTACATATATACgactttatttattattgttccTCTCAATTTTGTTGAGGTATATATCCCAAATGTAAATACTTCAAAGTCAACTTATTTTTTCgccaaaataaataatcattctTCAATCCAGAAAAATATGCTCCTGATTCCTTACACcgtcattttgtttttataattttgggcCACCACGTCTTTTATTTGGGTGACTTTGTCAGTAAACTACACCAAGTCTCACCCCCACCAGATTCCACTTTGTTTTTTCTAGTTAGTTACTACTGTGTATATAAACGCAGGTGTTTAAGAAACCTATATTAtgctgtcaaaaaaaaaaacctatattattttgtcaaaaaacacCTCTAGTaattatatattcttttaaacaatttaattattttttagtacaaattattaaataaatatgtactatatacaaagaaatatagAATTATTTACACGTAAACAATCAAATAAGTTATAACAtctataaccaaaaaaaaaaaattagttatcaCATCATGCAACTCAATTGAGCTGATAACCTACCAGAAAGCTTTcattaaaatgatttatttcGTAAGCTTagtaatacttttttattttttaaagatacgTTGTAGTGTTCATAATTATTATAGCccaatatatgttttttaattttatgaaaaattattttgacacAATTATTCCAAACATAACTTTTGAACgtgtatgtataaatatatttaagtgaCTTGTTATATCTAACATgttttaacaaattatttatcattCTCTTGACCAACTATTTATCACTTTTGATCATAAAATTATGTgtacacattatttttattttagttggtaattttttttgcagtgaTTTTAGTAGGTAATAGGTAATTACCTTATAAGATATAAAGCTATAAAAAAGTATCAATAAATGTATTTCTCAAAATAAGAATAATTCTATTGTATGATAATTACCTGCCCTTTTTTTGACTCaatcaataatcaatattttaCTACCATGGAAAAAGAGAAACCTCTTTTGAATAAAATGAAGGTTCCTGAGTCTCACGTCGTAATCCAAAATTTgaccccaaatatataaaaagactaaATAATTAACCTAAAGTGGAAGTTTCGAAAaatgaaattagtttttttaaaaaaaaaaaaaaaagaactaactttattttattttattttggaccaatttcaattttttaaatgacaattattaatatgttaactttttgaGGAAATTGTTAGtgtgttaattgttatgttttctGAACAAAACAAACTTTAATGATGTAATTaatcaataatttttcaaagtAAGTAGGAGAAATCTCAAAAACATGATGGCTAGTCCAAAAACATGCCACCCTCATTAAGGTATGAGCAACCATATTCATTTGTCGCCGAATAAACTTCATCTTAAAGATGGAATGTAAAACTAACTcataaataatatgagaaacaataattgaaaattcaGAAGTTTCACGATGACTTGTCGTTAGAGATGCCACCAGCGTCTGGGAATTCGATTCAAATGTCATAACTttcatgttaattgttatgttagtttttacTTCTTGCGATTACTAGAATCCCAAACTTTCAACTCTTTAACCTTTAAATCATATCAGTTGAGCTACTCACCCTCTTCGACCAATTTCAAATTATCTGGCCTTTATTTTCTAAATCGGATATCTTATGCACATAATTACAGAGCTTAATCAATTGAGCCgagaaatgaaacaaaattatcaaCCATTTCTATTGGATGGtcatgataaataaaaataataatttatgtttatcaTTAAGAAAAGATCATACTAATTTCATGTGTCTAAGGTTCAAACCTCGATCCATGTATATATTATCTAACGTCTCAATCAACTAAGTTATTTGTTTCCCATCAAGcacaaagtaaaattaaaaaaaataaatataaaattttagtaaaaaaataaatatttttttttttattttttttgcaaaccGTGATAAGTGGCATAGCAAACGCGAGTCGTGTTCCTCTTTGTCCTCTCACTCTTTATAGCTACCGCGTCAAAACTCATATATATCTGTCTTAATTTTACATACACACCCAAATCTCACCAGTATCACACAAGAGAAAAACACACACCTAAAAACAAGGTTCGTCTTATAAATAATGCAATTCTTTTCTAATTCCAATACCAGATTCAAATCAAATCATGCTAGTTTATACTTATAATCACCTCAATTCACGTcacaaattttatatattgattgatTCATCTTCAGTCTTCTCTTGTCTTTGTTTCATTAATCAATTTTCACGTATGTCGTTAAATTCAACTCATGCATAATATCGATCAACAAATTATTTGATCGTTAATTTtccgtcaaaaaaataaaattgatccaTTCATTTATGTTACAATCATCACATGATTTTGGTGTTAATTTATATTAACGGGATCATTtgttttttgtatgaaaaaatCAGAAGGAAGACATGGCTGGAGAAACATTCGAGGATTCCATCGCAACTCTGACCAGACTTCTCAAGTAAgaaaaactctctctctctctctctctctcttgattTTCGGTTTCGTAACGAACACAAAAGACAAACACCACTGTCTTTTTGCGTCAATTTTCATTTGATAACGCGGAGGTGGTGGTTtctgttattgttattgtcatGTGGGACCCACACAAACCGTGTAATGTTAACGTTTTCCGTttcgtttttatttattttcagggAGAAAGCTGAGCTTGGTGATATCGCCGCCGTGAAGATCAAGGAGCTGACGGCGGAGTTAGAGGCCAACGGTTCAAAGCCGTTTAACCCGGATGAGAGGATCCGATCCGGGTTTGTTAGTTTCAAGACTGAGAAATTCTTGTACGTCTTTGATTTTACTGTGTTTAGGATCATTTTTGCTTTATTTGGTTTCGTACTTACTACGGAATTAGGAAAGATTCATATTCATAAGTAACTATTCCAATTGGATAAAATTCCTTGAAATATGTTTGAGATAGAATGGGAggaaaaaattgattgagaaaatgaaatgcagtttaattttttgtaaaataaaaactagtaattaatttgttaaaatttacaGTTGACCTACTAATAATTCATGAAGACAAAatgatatgaaaataaaattttaattaatatttttttattatgttaatatcTAAAATTCAGACACAATTTTGATGTTTCGgatttataagaaatatttgagTCGACAAATGTTGATGTTTTAGTCCaattttttaaccaaatacATGTTTTTGTTGACTCAAATCTTTCTTATAAGTAAGATcggaaaaataatatttaatacttattatatttatagaacgatatttctttttatatttataaaacaaTATTCTTTGTATagtttttaaacaatatttttcaagAGAATTGTTAgcaagcataaaaaaaaaatagtcagaGATTAAAAGGActgttttaataataatttgaccAAACTATGCCGTAAGTTGAGGGGAAaagtttatttttgattttattttatttacataaaaatttGCTTAACTTGGTATGTGAAAGTACATTTTACTGAGATATTGGTGGGTGCTGTACGTCCTCTTTTCAGGAAGAATCCTGAGCTGTACGGTGAACTTGCCAAAGGCCAGAGCCCAAAGGTCAGCTATTCTATTTACTAGCTAGCACTAGAACTAGTACCAGTACTATTTCATTTCACACTAATTACGTGTTATCTTAATtcctataatcacaagatttttttattcttaaatctTGTTGTCTCACTAACACCATTATAGTGGTGTCTAATACTTTATGTATTTTATGATGAACGCGTTTGGGACCTTTGATATAAAATATtcctttaataaaataaaaaaaatcatttgctaTTATTAGTATACGAAAAGAAGCATTGACTTATTATTATCGTGATCATAGTATAAAGTCGTTCTTTTATGGATAGTACTATTCTGTGACTAATGATTATAGTGCACATGCAGTTTATGGTGTTTGCTTGCTCAGATTCTAGAGTATGCCCTTCCCACATTTTGGATTTCCAACCGGGTGAAGCCTTTGTGGTCCGTAACATCGCCAACATGGTTCCACCATTTGATAAGGTTTACTTTTCTAGAATATCACCTTATTATTGCATTAAGAAAAAGCACTTATTAActattaatgaaaaattaacctttaaatgtgtaatataaattttacacACGTAAAATTCTATATGAAGCAAGCATCAATTAGATTTGAatcttatgaaattttgttttgtatacTTAATCTATTTGAcaagaatgttgaatttatTGAATTCACGTGGTGTAAAAGGAATCCCCACCTACATGTTTGAAGTCacttcaactttttttattcTCAGCAATATCATGTGTCATCTTCATGTTACACATTTAAAGTtttcatattaattcaaaccGAAATCATTTTTTCGTTGTATTTTggaaatttaaatttgtattcTTTAAGCTACAATTCCTTCAAACTCAAAGTTATATCTTAATTTTGGACTACCTGTTTTGGTGTTTCAATTCAGACACAAAAGTCTGACTGGCCTTTTTGTTTTGGCAGACCAAGTATTCGGGAGCAGGGGCAGCCATTGAATATGCGGTCTTACATTTAAAGGTACCAATTTGTTGTTTGTTCCTACCTCTCTTTCTTCACCATATACTTtatcttatattattattattattattattatatggtGGGTCTCTTGGAGCAGTGCAAGTTTGGTAGAGGAGACACCATTAGACATTGTTAAGTATTAGATTGCATTATTTGTTGGGATCCACACGCATCTCAATTTTCATATCTTATCGTATATTGCGGGCATTGTGCATATCAAAATGATAAGCGTTACTTATATGTCTAGTGTGagtaaaataacatataacattttagttattgaaatcgTAGTGGTTAAATTGAGAAATGTCActtaatttagtttttctttttcaatttttgcacCCCAACATCTAATGTAGTATACGTTTATTTTGATGCAACAAAATACTATTTAAATCAATATGTGTATCTTTATAGGTTTTTATGGATCTTTGTgaaattatctttatttatgaactaatttctaCTTCTTAAGTTTATATGGACTAAATTTCTTCATCTTTGCAATTTTGCGGACCAAAATGCTTATTTACTTGTCTCATGTTTGATTGGGTAGCACTTGAAAATGAGTTTATTAGTAGAAGACATTTCACACTCTACAGGTCCATTTTTTAAGAGTTAAATTAGACTCAACTTAAATTATACCATGGTACCAAAATCCGTCAAAAGTTCATTAAGACACGCACTTTCAAATTACTCAATGCGAATTTTAAATGTCAAGTCCTAAGCATGATCGATGATAAGAGCTTTATATTTTAGTAGATAAAGAtctaaaaatgtgtttatgtaaataaatatagtTGACAATCCGTTCACTTTATAATGATCGACTTAGATTCAGTTTAAATTCTAAAGCTAACACatcatataaaatttattgaCCATATTTTACAGCCTtaagaatttgaagaaattgaaaagatAATTTGTGATAGTATTGATGAACAAAATGTCTTTCTCTAAAACTCCAATagcattttacttttttatttttggattctaAATATTATGCAATACAGGTGGAGAATATTGTAGTTATTGGACACAGCTGCTGTGGAGGCATAAAGGGGCTCATGTCTATCCCAGATGATGGGACCACCGCAAGGTaggttttatttattattatgttcCTTGGAATATCTCTTATAGAGAAGgaataaactatttttcctAAAAGATGATAACTCAAATTACATTACATGTGATTAAacgttaattaattttaaatattatgatAGCTTTTCATAACTTCCAAGTATGTTGCTGATTCACAGATCACCCTTTCATCTCATAGTTGAAATGTTTAGTATACTTATCATTCCCATGCCAccattaatataattaataatttaattgtgaatataaaacaataaaataacatgATCTATCACCGTTGGTTAATCAAAAGGAACAACCTCTTGGAATTTTTTCTTTGGGAATATACCAAGAACAAATTAGAGAAAAAAGTGAATTATTGAatacattattttattactGCTTTTCTACCCTTTTATGTTAAACGACAACGTATCATCACTCACGGGGAAAGGAGAGGAAAATATAATgtatgatatgatttttttttattaagggtttttaaatataatccCAAAGTCCTCACTCACTAACTAGTCATTGGATAAATACTTGCATGTAATATTCTACTCTGGGCTatagtattattattacataGTAGCAATTTTCATGAACTGAGCTATTCTCCAATTGTGTATATTTGGTATCACGATGACTTGGTCTGATTTTGCGGAAGCTACAAAGTgtaatttttgcaaaatcatATTAAATCGCTGTGATTTTAACACATTCATTATGATACCAAGCATAGACTTAAACTTCCGTAACATAAGAAAAATGACTCACGATTCTTCTTGGAAAATACTAATTATAGTTTCTTGTTCTGTCATCTTACAGTGATTTCATTGAGCAATGGGTCCAAATATGTAATCCAGCAAGGTCCAAGGTTAAATTAGAAACAAGTAGCTTAAGCTTTGCAGAGCAGTGCACAAACTGTGAAAAGGTAAGCAAATTTACAATTCAATCCAACCCTATTTAACTTAAATTTATTGGCATTAACTATAGTGTTTACCAAAttgtaatttaatattttgcttCCTGATTGAAATGCAGGAAGCTGTGAATGTATCGCTTGGGAACTTATTGACTTATCCATTTGTGAGAGATGGTGTTGTGAAGAAAAGCCTTGCTTTGAAAGGAGCACATTACAATTTTGTTAATGGCACATTTGAGCTGTGGGATTTGAATTTCAACCTTTTACCCTCTGTATCCATTTAAGGTCTCTACAACACCAAAGTGAACTTGCAGTATATATCATGAACATTAGTCCTTTGGAAGAGTATTTT
Above is a genomic segment from Medicago truncatula cultivar Jemalong A17 chromosome 5, MtrunA17r5.0-ANR, whole genome shotgun sequence containing:
- the LOC11407419 gene encoding carbonic anhydrase 2 isoform X1, which gives rise to MAGAFKKCMMLCCTSKIVSKEDMAGETFEDSIATLTRLLKEKAELGDIAAVKIKELTAELEANGSKPFNPDERIRSGFVSFKTEKFLKNPELYGELAKGQSPKFMVFACSDSRVCPSHILDFQPGEAFVVRNIANMVPPFDKTKYSGAGAAIEYAVLHLKVENIVVIGHSCCGGIKGLMSIPDDGTTASDFIEQWVQICNPARSKVKLETSSLSFAEQCTNCEKEAVNVSLGNLLTYPFVRDGVVKKSLALKGAHYNFVNGTFELWDLNFNLLPSVSI
- the LOC11407419 gene encoding carbonic anhydrase 2 isoform X2, whose protein sequence is MAGETFEDSIATLTRLLKEKAELGDIAAVKIKELTAELEANGSKPFNPDERIRSGFVSFKTEKFLKNPELYGELAKGQSPKFMVFACSDSRVCPSHILDFQPGEAFVVRNIANMVPPFDKTKYSGAGAAIEYAVLHLKVENIVVIGHSCCGGIKGLMSIPDDGTTASDFIEQWVQICNPARSKVKLETSSLSFAEQCTNCEKEAVNVSLGNLLTYPFVRDGVVKKSLALKGAHYNFVNGTFELWDLNFNLLPSVSI